A single genomic interval of Daucus carota subsp. sativus chromosome 1, DH1 v3.0, whole genome shotgun sequence harbors:
- the LOC108204017 gene encoding protein OSB1, mitochondrial isoform X1 → MAALHQTVVLAKTPLQWAPKLTHNTSLLFLLNSRTNRHHQFPRKTLTCSNQYSSNSGSTSSHDNINNGQYYEYERHAAQTTQFSRPTEIEWRKELCNSVQLIGNVGTPVQIKNLSSGKVVAWSRLAVRKSPTDTAWINLTFWDELAQIAYQHVEKGQQIYVSGRLVSDTVEGDDGKQQTYYKVVVSQLNFIERSASPVALYDGDSNSAGKRPKNYAASNTGSVEELWQAFFVNPAEWWDNRKNKRSPNYPDFKHKDTGEALWVEGRNNPPWVKSQLSILDTRMESFPERNTGVSNFIVGDDFSPF, encoded by the exons ATGGCTGCGCTACACCAAACAGTGGTGTTAGCCAAGACTCCTCTCCAGTGGGCCCCCAAACTAACCCACAACACCTCTCTCCTTTTCTTACTCAACTCCAGAACAAACAGACATCATCAGTTCCCGCGCAAAACCTTAACATGTTCCAACCAATACAGCAGCAACAGTGGGAGTACTAGTAGCCACGACAACATTAATAACGGACAGTACTATGAGTACGAGAGACACGCGGCGCAGACGACACAGTTCTCGAGGCCAACAGAGATAGAGTGGAGGAAGGAGTTGTGTAATAGTGTGCAGCTGATTGGGAATGTGGGGACACCTGTTCAGATTAAGAATCTTAGTTCTGGGAAAGTGGTTGCTTGGTCTAGACTTGCTGTTAGAAAATCTCCTACGGATACTGCTTG GATTAATTTAACATTTTGGGATGAGCTGGCTCAAATTGCCTATCAGCACGTAGAAAAAGGTCAGCAGATATATGTTTCTGGTCGTCTGGTGTCTGATACTGTTGAAGGCGATGATGGAAAGCAGCAGACCTACTATAAG GTAGTTGTTTCACAACTGAATTTTATTGAGAGAAGCGCCTCGCCTGTGGCATTGTATGATGGGGACTCAAATTCAG CAGGTAAAAGACCCAAAAACTATGCTGCATCCAACACGGGATCAGTTGAGGAACTATGGCAAGCCTTCTTTGTCAATCCAGCTGAATGGTGGGATAATAGAAAGAATAAG AGAAGTCCTAACTATCCAGATTTTAAGCACAAAGATACTGGAGAGGCTTTATGGGTCGAAGGCAGGAATAACCCACCGTGGGTGAAATCTCAACTCTCAATCTTGGATACAAGGATGGAATCGTTTCCTGAAAGAAACACTGGTGTCTCAAACTTTATAGTT
- the LOC108204017 gene encoding protein OSB1, mitochondrial isoform X2, with protein sequence MAALHQTVVLAKTPLQWAPKLTHNTSLLFLLNSRTNRHHQFPRKTLTCSNQYSSNSGSTSSHDNINNGQYYEYERHAAQTTQFSRPTEIEWRKELCNSVQLIGNVGTPVQIKNLSSGKVVAWSRLAVRKSPTDTAWINLTFWDELAQIAYQHVEKGQQIYVSGRLVSDTVEGDDGKQQTYYKVVVSQLNFIERSASPVALYDGDSNSGKRPKNYAASNTGSVEELWQAFFVNPAEWWDNRKNKRSPNYPDFKHKDTGEALWVEGRNNPPWVKSQLSILDTRMESFPERNTGVSNFIVGDDFSPF encoded by the exons ATGGCTGCGCTACACCAAACAGTGGTGTTAGCCAAGACTCCTCTCCAGTGGGCCCCCAAACTAACCCACAACACCTCTCTCCTTTTCTTACTCAACTCCAGAACAAACAGACATCATCAGTTCCCGCGCAAAACCTTAACATGTTCCAACCAATACAGCAGCAACAGTGGGAGTACTAGTAGCCACGACAACATTAATAACGGACAGTACTATGAGTACGAGAGACACGCGGCGCAGACGACACAGTTCTCGAGGCCAACAGAGATAGAGTGGAGGAAGGAGTTGTGTAATAGTGTGCAGCTGATTGGGAATGTGGGGACACCTGTTCAGATTAAGAATCTTAGTTCTGGGAAAGTGGTTGCTTGGTCTAGACTTGCTGTTAGAAAATCTCCTACGGATACTGCTTG GATTAATTTAACATTTTGGGATGAGCTGGCTCAAATTGCCTATCAGCACGTAGAAAAAGGTCAGCAGATATATGTTTCTGGTCGTCTGGTGTCTGATACTGTTGAAGGCGATGATGGAAAGCAGCAGACCTACTATAAG GTAGTTGTTTCACAACTGAATTTTATTGAGAGAAGCGCCTCGCCTGTGGCATTGTATGATGGGGACTCAAATTCAG GTAAAAGACCCAAAAACTATGCTGCATCCAACACGGGATCAGTTGAGGAACTATGGCAAGCCTTCTTTGTCAATCCAGCTGAATGGTGGGATAATAGAAAGAATAAG AGAAGTCCTAACTATCCAGATTTTAAGCACAAAGATACTGGAGAGGCTTTATGGGTCGAAGGCAGGAATAACCCACCGTGGGTGAAATCTCAACTCTCAATCTTGGATACAAGGATGGAATCGTTTCCTGAAAGAAACACTGGTGTCTCAAACTTTATAGTT
- the LOC108204020 gene encoding transcription factor UNE12 encodes MADHAAGDDFLDQILGFPSDAGALVPSLAGNQSSSSPMMLQLNSAGGGVGLMNASGSVKIFPDHVVNDTRLSSSGFQAQSMPHPHGSGQKKRAKRGQATDPHSIAERLRRERIAERIRALQELVPGVNKTDRATMLDEIVNYVKFLRLQVKVLSMSRLGGASAVAPLVTDIPISSIEEEVGEDQRNQPLWEKWSNDGTERQVAKLMEENLGAAMQFLQSKALCIMPISLASAIYHTQPPDSTVHPSC; translated from the exons ATGGCTGACCATGCCGCCGGCGACGACTTTCTCGATCAAATCCTGGGGTTTCCATCTGACGCCGGAGCTCTTGTTCCCAGCTTGGCGGGGAACCAGTCGTCATCATCGCCGATGATGCTGCAGCTCAACTCCGCCGGCGGCGGCGTTGGGTTGATGAATGCATCGGGAAGTGTGAAAATCTTTCCTGATCATGTTGTTAATGATACTCGACTCTCTTCCTCC GGTTTCCAAGCTCAGTCAATGCCGCATCCACATGGCAGTGGCCAGAAAAAGAGAGCTAAACGAGGCCAAGCTACAGATCCACACAGTATTGCTGAGAGG TTACGCAGGGAGAGAATTGCAGAAAGAATTAGGGCACTGCAAGAATTGGTTCCTGGTGTAAATAAG ACTGACAGAGCTACCATGCTTGACGAGATTGTGAATTACGTTAAGTTCCTAAGGCTTCAAGTGAAG GTGTTGAGCATGAGTAGACTAGGTGGTGCTAGTGCCGTAGCACCACTCGTGACTGATATCCCAATCTCTTCGATCGAG GAAGAAGTCGGTGAAGATCAAAGAAACCAACCACTATGGGAGAAATGGTCAAATGATGGCACAGAGCGGCAAGTAGCTAAGCTCATGGAAGAAAATCTTGGAGCTGCTATGCAGTTTCTTCAATCTAAGGCACTGTGCATTATGCCTATTTCTCTTGCTTCAGCAATCTACCACACACAACCTCCAGACTCCACAGTCCACCCCTCTTGTTAA
- the LOC108204171 gene encoding tryptophan synthase alpha chain, whose translation MAFALKANTSPFLSLNHNQSNLFRHNQSSLFCPNYTYNHSHSVVSIISKSYKPPMAALSTSVGSSTVGLSETFARLKQQGKVALIPFITAGDPDLATTAEVLKVLDSCGCDIIELGVPYSDPLADGPVIQAAATRSLAKGTNFDAIISMLREVVPQLSCPIALFTYYNPILKRGVEKFMTTVKDAGVHGLVVPDVPLEETEILRSEALKHHIELVLLTTPTTPKDRMEKIVEVSEGFVYLVSSIGVTGARGSVSAKVQSLLQEIKEATNKPVAVGFGISKPEHVKQVAGWGADGVIVGSAIVKLLAEAEPSEVLKELEVFTKSLKSALI comes from the exons ATGGCCTTTGCTCTGAAAGCAAATACAAGTCCATTTCTCAGCCTAAACCACAATCAATCCAATTTGTTTCGTCACAATCAATCCAGCTTGTTTTGCCCCAATTATACTTACAACCATTCTCATTCTGTTGTATCTATCATCTCCAAATCTTACAAGCCTCCCATGGCCGCTCTTAGCACTTCAGTCGGAAGCAGCACTGTTGGACTCTCCGAAACTTTCGCCAGATTAAAGCAACAAGGAAAA GTAGCACTAATCCCATTCATCACTGCTGGCGATCCAGACCTAGCAACCACAGCAGAGGTACTTAAGGTGTTGGATTCCTGTGGGTGTGACATTATAGAATTGGGTGTGCCCTATTCTGACCCGTTGGCAGATGGTCCAGTTATCCAg GCGGCTGCCACACGGTCACTTGCAAAAGGTACCAACTTTGATGCAATCATCTCAATGTTGAGAGAG GTAGTGCCTCAACTATCTTGTCCAATCGCACTATTTACATATTATAACCCTATACTGAAACGGGGTGTTGAGAAGTTCATGACTACTGTGAAAGATGCCGGAGTACATG GGCTTGTGGTTCCAGATGTCCCACTGGAAGAAACTGAGATCTTGAGATCTGAAGCTCTGAAACATCATATTGAATTG GTACTCCTCACAACACCAACAACCCCTAAAGATAGAATGGAAAAGATTGTGGAAGTTTCAGAAGGATTTGTATATCTG GTGAGCTCAATTGGAGTCACTGGTGCTCGGGGATCTGTAAGTGCAAAGGTTCAGAGTCTGCTACAGGAAATTAAAGAG GCAACAAATAAGCCGGTGGCAGTTGGTTTTGGCATATCAAAACCAGAGCATGTGAAGCAG GTAGCAGGGTGGGGAGCGGATGGTGTTATTGTTGGCAGCGCAATAGTAAAATTGCTGGCGGAGGCAGAACCTTCTGAAGTACTAAAAGAGTTGGAAGTCTTTACCAAGTCCCTGAAATCTGCATTGATTTGA